The following coding sequences are from one Desulfurococcus sp. window:
- a CDS encoding SAM-dependent chlorinase/fluorinase produces MGGRLIVLASDFGYRDPYVGVMKGVIKSINPEAEVVDLTHGITRHSILEAAVILLVSAGYFPRDTIFVVVVDPGVGSSRRAIAVETSNYVLIGPDNGSLSLLALKDGVRRVFDISNSKYRLSSVSHTFHGRDIFAPVAAWISRGVPLEEIGVEVPASSLTVLKLSEPRIVNQDTVEASILYVDVYGNIMTNVDSMLAGRMGFKIGEKLEITVEPDTRGECTYTTSFSLVEPGKLACYMNSWGYLEIAVSMGDASRILGIEAGGRVTIRRLRGSSSPHV; encoded by the coding sequence GTGGGTGGGAGGCTTATAGTTCTAGCATCAGACTTCGGGTATAGAGACCCCTATGTTGGCGTTATGAAGGGCGTGATAAAAAGCATTAATCCTGAAGCTGAAGTAGTAGATTTAACACACGGTATCACAAGGCATAGTATTCTCGAGGCAGCCGTAATACTGTTGGTTTCAGCAGGGTACTTCCCTAGGGACACTATATTCGTGGTTGTAGTAGACCCGGGTGTAGGTAGCAGTAGGAGAGCTATAGCAGTGGAAACCAGTAACTACGTGCTCATCGGGCCTGACAATGGTTCTCTAAGCCTACTAGCCTTAAAGGATGGAGTTAGAAGAGTCTTCGATATCTCGAACTCCAAGTACAGGTTGAGCAGTGTATCGCATACATTCCATGGGCGGGATATTTTCGCTCCGGTAGCAGCATGGATTAGCCGTGGTGTACCCTTAGAGGAGATTGGTGTTGAAGTCCCGGCAAGCTCTCTCACAGTGCTCAAGCTGAGTGAGCCGCGAATAGTCAACCAGGATACTGTTGAAGCAAGCATCCTTTACGTAGATGTCTACGGTAATATTATGACTAATGTGGACAGCATGTTAGCCGGCAGAATGGGCTTTAAGATAGGTGAGAAGCTAGAGATAACAGTTGAACCTGATACGAGAGGCGAGTGCACGTATACCACTAGCTTCAGCCTAGTAGAGCCAGGCAAGTTAGCATGCTACATGAATTCATGGGGATACCTTGAGATAGCTGTCTCCATGGGTGACGCTTCTAGAATCCTAGGGATTGAAGCAGGTGGAAGGGTAACTATCAGGAGGTTAAGAGGGTCTTCTAGCCCCCACGTTTAA
- a CDS encoding glycerophosphodiester phosphodiesterase produces the protein MSILEKLNMKPFTVVGHRGAGGIAPENTLKAVEAGVKAGADIVEIDVRATRDGRIVVFHDANLKRLAGVERSIRDVDFEWLRSNVRINGEVIPLLEEVLELVDGRAGVFIEVKEAEATKRTVELIEFYKALSNVAVISFLEEVLVEVRRLNPSVATGLIYYMPLGKITRARELGASIVLPYYRIATARANRLARKLGLKVVAWTINNPSDMVKAYKAGVDGIATDYPDRAVELRRSLTRGL, from the coding sequence ATGAGTATACTCGAGAAGCTTAACATGAAGCCTTTCACAGTGGTAGGCCATAGAGGTGCCGGTGGCATAGCACCTGAGAACACGCTTAAAGCTGTTGAAGCTGGTGTAAAAGCTGGAGCCGACATCGTGGAGATTGATGTAAGAGCCACCAGGGATGGCAGGATAGTAGTCTTCCATGACGCTAACCTTAAGCGTCTAGCAGGTGTTGAGAGAAGCATTAGGGATGTAGACTTCGAGTGGCTTCGAAGCAACGTGAGGATTAATGGCGAGGTAATCCCTCTGCTAGAGGAAGTCTTAGAGCTAGTTGATGGGAGAGCCGGGGTATTCATTGAAGTCAAGGAGGCTGAGGCAACTAAGAGAACAGTAGAGCTCATCGAGTTCTACAAGGCTTTAAGCAATGTAGCCGTAATAAGCTTCCTGGAGGAAGTTCTAGTTGAAGTTAGAAGACTCAACCCCTCTGTGGCTACAGGCTTAATATACTACATGCCTCTCGGTAAGATCACTAGAGCTAGAGAGCTGGGTGCAAGCATAGTCCTCCCCTACTACAGGATTGCTACTGCTAGGGCTAACAGGCTTGCACGCAAACTGGGTTTAAAGGTTGTCGCCTGGACGATCAATAACCCCAGCGACATGGTGAAAGCATATAAGGCAGGCGTCGACGGGATAGCTACAGACTACCCTGATAGAGCAGTCGAGCTGCGAAGAAGTCTTACTAGAGGGCTCTGA
- a CDS encoding CTP-dependent riboflavin kinase, producing MKVVKGRVVDGLGEGGWYVKLYSSIIEKTLGITPYPGTLNVELVDPPRLDFKELNYVEIKPPKQGLGGLLAVKALIKDIPVYIVKPVVTRHPPSIIEVISAHHLRKKLGLKTGDLIEIILL from the coding sequence ATGAAGGTAGTTAAAGGTAGGGTAGTCGACGGCCTAGGAGAAGGAGGCTGGTATGTTAAACTCTACAGTAGCATAATCGAGAAAACACTCGGGATAACTCCCTACCCAGGCACACTTAACGTGGAGCTCGTGGACCCACCCAGACTAGACTTCAAGGAACTTAACTACGTAGAGATTAAACCACCTAAACAAGGACTTGGAGGCCTTCTCGCAGTTAAAGCCCTAATTAAAGATATCCCAGTATACATTGTTAAACCAGTAGTAACCCGCCATCCCCCTAGCATTATTGAAGTAATCTCAGCACACCACTTGAGAAAGAAGCTAGGCTTGAAGACAGGGGATCTAATTGAAATAATACTGCTATAA
- a CDS encoding family 16 glycosylhydrolase, which produces MGTSHNPLERSSTGGIHPTYRCLERGTPFTDDFEEITEYWLLRGDGVHKITVENSLLILEVGPTEALYYSNAEVSDGDFNCLRWWGHSIEFKARYRGSHYGSWGVGFWNYSMVIDRSMPLWFIYLRSVDPSYPLNGFYIQAGRVFTPIKYFTGPPLAVKLGARLLKPLLPIKFTSLKPVKPDLDLESWHVYRVEWSSGRVEFLVDGELLARVEEPSGSERFRVDAWIDNAVFTPLKNDYARVYRHVTHENRAPARLELDYVKVE; this is translated from the coding sequence GTGGGGACTTCGCATAATCCACTAGAGCGATCCTCTACTGGTGGCATACACCCTACATACCGTTGCCTTGAGCGAGGGACTCCTTTCACAGATGACTTCGAGGAGATTACTGAGTACTGGCTTCTAAGAGGTGATGGAGTCCATAAGATTACAGTTGAGAACAGTTTACTGATACTCGAGGTTGGCCCTACTGAAGCATTATACTATAGTAACGCAGAGGTAAGTGACGGCGACTTCAACTGCTTGAGGTGGTGGGGTCACAGCATTGAGTTTAAAGCCAGGTATAGGGGCAGCCACTACGGCTCCTGGGGTGTCGGCTTCTGGAATTACAGCATGGTTATTGATAGAAGTATGCCATTATGGTTTATCTACCTGAGGAGTGTTGATCCAAGTTATCCTCTCAACGGCTTCTACATTCAAGCTGGCAGAGTGTTCACGCCGATAAAATACTTTACGGGTCCCCCGTTGGCCGTGAAGCTTGGTGCACGACTACTAAAACCTCTTCTACCCATAAAATTCACATCTCTGAAGCCCGTGAAACCAGATCTAGACTTGGAGTCATGGCATGTATACAGAGTGGAGTGGTCTAGTGGAAGAGTAGAGTTCCTGGTTGACGGCGAGCTACTAGCTAGAGTTGAAGAACCATCGGGAAGCGAGAGATTTAGAGTTGACGCATGGATTGATAACGCTGTCTTCACGCCATTAAAGAATGACTATGCTAGAGTCTACAGGCATGTCACGCATGAGAACAGGGCTCCTGCAAGACTAGAATTAGACTACGTGAAAGTAGAGTAA
- a CDS encoding ABC transporter encodes MPGRLTSLLHVMEWDLRRLWSEKVFVTMRFTWFAIQVLVFARAISLIVSSRMVAGVNYYDFYLLGIYVSALYSVSISRGYVIADEFDDGLVEYHLSLPIERWILVLGRILGSSLSALVFTIPMMLVVVLAIGYVNPFSLLTSILMAYVFSIGVVSLVITVVMRMKSTDITDILFGTIDAILVRLSSIFYPLPVIEASGLIAYYYAALANPISSIADFLRLLLLPEYTLYAMSPQALVIYILGFSMGLAVLAIEYYARKLEAGGWK; translated from the coding sequence ATGCCTGGGAGACTGACCAGCCTACTCCACGTCATGGAGTGGGATTTAAGGAGGCTTTGGAGCGAGAAAGTCTTTGTGACAATGAGGTTCACGTGGTTTGCTATACAAGTACTAGTATTCGCTAGAGCAATATCTCTTATAGTCTCCAGCAGGATGGTGGCAGGCGTAAACTACTATGACTTCTACCTGCTTGGAATATACGTTTCAGCACTCTACTCTGTCAGCATATCGAGAGGCTACGTGATAGCTGACGAATTCGATGACGGCTTAGTAGAATATCATTTATCGCTCCCCATTGAGAGATGGATTCTCGTGCTAGGGAGAATACTGGGAAGCTCGCTTTCAGCCTTAGTGTTCACTATCCCCATGATGCTGGTAGTAGTGCTGGCAATAGGCTACGTAAACCCCTTCAGCCTGCTGACCTCGATACTAATGGCGTACGTTTTCTCCATTGGTGTTGTCAGCCTGGTAATCACTGTGGTAATGAGAATGAAGTCAACCGATATAACAGACATATTATTTGGGACTATTGACGCAATCCTCGTGAGGCTCAGCAGTATCTTCTACCCGCTTCCAGTAATAGAGGCTTCAGGTCTAATAGCATACTATTATGCAGCCCTTGCAAACCCCATTTCGAGTATAGCGGACTTCCTGAGGCTACTCCTCCTTCCAGAGTATACTCTGTACGCTATGTCACCTCAAGCACTAGTAATATACATACTGGGCTTCAGCATGGGGCTCGCTGTCTTGGCTATAGAGTACTATGCTAGGAAACTGGAGGCCGGGGGGTGGAAGTAA
- a CDS encoding DUF998 domain-containing protein — protein MRYCYLPFLSIAIPLVFIVVASVLSGWFNPLSNALSDLGHSEKSSVAAVFNTGVVLGGLLAYTVALTSRSTRRSYNAILVFTSVSLVFVGVFNEAYGWLHLAASILFFMGTAFFLAWMVVVEEGPAVKALSLVALLVGLAAWILHLAYKIPRGAAVPELVSIACFTIPYLYTYAFKNPGCR, from the coding sequence TTGAGGTACTGCTACCTGCCCTTCCTCTCAATTGCAATCCCGCTGGTATTTATCGTTGTAGCCTCAGTTCTCTCAGGCTGGTTTAATCCTTTAAGTAATGCTTTAAGCGACCTAGGCCACTCGGAGAAGAGTAGCGTGGCAGCAGTCTTTAACACGGGAGTCGTCTTAGGCGGCCTGCTAGCTTATACTGTTGCTTTAACATCTCGTTCAACCCGTAGATCGTATAATGCTATTCTCGTCTTTACATCAGTATCCCTGGTCTTTGTTGGTGTATTCAATGAAGCCTACGGTTGGCTTCACCTTGCTGCCTCAATACTATTCTTCATGGGGACAGCATTCTTTCTAGCCTGGATGGTGGTTGTCGAGGAGGGTCCAGCTGTTAAAGCGCTATCCCTAGTAGCCCTGCTTGTAGGGCTGGCTGCATGGATTCTTCACTTAGCCTACAAGATTCCACGTGGAGCAGCAGTCCCCGAGCTAGTATCTATTGCATGCTTCACTATCCCCTACCTCTACACTTATGCTTTTAAAAATCCAGGATGCAGGTAG
- a CDS encoding ABC transporter ATP-binding protein — MPRTKAVEIRSFTKRFGNFTAVDNLNLDIYDGEIFGLLGPNGSGKTTTLLTIATVYKPTSGDIYVYGHSVLREDYEVRKLIGIAFQDPKALWVDKPYDLLMWHARVVGYSSEDARRVVREVMEALGLWEHRSKYFYQLSGGTRKKVELAKILIQKPKLAILDEPTAQVDVLAKHALWDTIEKLREEGTTVILATNDMFEAERVCERIAIMYKGKLRALGTVEELKDLVPGGDVVEVYVEDAKIPGNVLEELGNYGKVRFENGLLRLYLEKGEEKAIQIIDVLRHYNIPVSKLMIKEPSLDDVFTYLTGARLREE; from the coding sequence ATGCCTAGAACTAAGGCGGTTGAAATACGCTCTTTTACCAAGCGTTTCGGCAACTTCACGGCGGTTGATAACTTAAACCTCGACATATACGATGGAGAGATATTCGGGTTACTGGGGCCTAATGGATCCGGTAAAACCACGACACTACTTACAATTGCAACGGTGTACAAGCCTACAAGCGGGGATATCTACGTCTACGGGCACAGCGTTCTAAGAGAAGACTACGAGGTTAGAAAACTTATAGGGATAGCATTCCAGGATCCTAAGGCGTTATGGGTTGACAAACCCTACGACTTATTAATGTGGCATGCAAGAGTAGTCGGGTACTCTAGTGAAGACGCTAGAAGAGTTGTTAGAGAAGTCATGGAGGCTCTAGGACTCTGGGAGCATAGAAGTAAGTACTTCTACCAGCTGAGCGGGGGGACACGTAAGAAGGTTGAGCTAGCTAAAATACTCATCCAAAAACCCAAGCTGGCAATACTAGACGAGCCGACAGCCCAGGTAGACGTTCTAGCTAAGCACGCTTTATGGGATACTATTGAGAAGCTGAGAGAGGAGGGTACAACAGTCATTCTAGCAACAAACGATATGTTCGAGGCTGAAAGAGTATGCGAGAGAATAGCAATAATGTACAAGGGGAAGCTGAGAGCCCTTGGAACAGTAGAAGAGTTAAAGGATCTAGTGCCTGGAGGCGACGTCGTCGAAGTATACGTTGAAGACGCCAAGATACCAGGGAATGTTCTAGAGGAGCTGGGAAACTACGGTAAAGTGAGATTTGAGAACGGCTTACTGAGACTATACCTCGAGAAAGGAGAGGAGAAGGCTATTCAAATAATAGATGTGCTTAGACACTACAATATACCTGTCTCAAAGCTCATGATTAAAGAGCCGTCACTAGACGATGTCTTCACTTATCTAACCGGAGCGAGGCTGAGAGAGGAGTAG
- a CDS encoding ABC transporter permease: MLEDLREMIIIARRDLARFWNYKFWLAGQVAMNLADIVIFGLIFRGIVNPKYIPDYIKFITPGILGLSIFISSFSIGREVGVELRREVTLYLVSLPVKRSVLVAGRMLGGMLRGLIYQAGFLVFAALLMGFPSPLKWLFIAYTSITLSALMASLSISLSTVTRDFNLQATIRSLTYNLLFLVSNVFFPEQVVKARLGFAAPLVYYSPLSMATSMYRWGFGYYESVDLFFNTIGLLVWTITVLIAAYKLYMRNLIG, from the coding sequence ATGCTCGAGGATCTCAGAGAGATGATTATAATTGCCCGCAGGGATCTAGCGAGGTTCTGGAACTACAAGTTCTGGCTTGCCGGGCAGGTAGCAATGAATCTAGCTGACATAGTGATCTTCGGGTTGATATTCAGGGGTATTGTAAACCCGAAGTATATCCCAGACTACATTAAATTCATTACTCCAGGGATACTCGGGTTATCCATATTCATCTCCTCGTTCAGTATCGGCAGAGAGGTGGGTGTTGAGCTTAGAAGAGAGGTTACACTATACCTTGTATCCCTCCCAGTAAAGAGGAGCGTGCTTGTAGCAGGCCGTATGCTGGGTGGAATGTTAAGAGGGCTGATATATCAGGCTGGATTCCTTGTTTTCGCAGCACTATTAATGGGTTTCCCATCCCCCTTGAAATGGCTGTTCATAGCCTACACTAGTATCACTCTATCAGCACTAATGGCCAGCCTTTCAATCTCGCTTTCAACTGTCACAAGAGACTTTAATCTGCAGGCTACAATTAGATCTCTAACCTACAATCTACTCTTCCTAGTCTCCAATGTCTTCTTTCCCGAGCAGGTTGTAAAGGCTAGACTAGGCTTTGCAGCCCCTCTAGTCTACTATTCACCGTTATCAATGGCTACATCAATGTATAGATGGGGGTTCGGCTACTACGAGAGCGTGGACTTATTCTTCAACACTATAGGTTTACTCGTATGGACGATTACGGTGTTGATTGCAGCCTACAAGCTCTACATGAGGAACCTCATAGGGTGA
- a CDS encoding 30S ribosomal protein S25e, with translation MSERKKTTPQPAPSSRESKANIFEPRGDLLKRIQASVSRGEVKYYTPYTLAQELNIRISTARKILREAARKGILKLYSGGRRAPVYIPAQHSSSK, from the coding sequence GTGTCTGAGCGCAAGAAGACTACTCCACAGCCGGCTCCAAGTAGCAGGGAGTCTAAGGCGAATATATTCGAGCCTAGAGGAGACTTACTGAAGAGGATACAGGCTAGTGTATCCAGAGGAGAGGTAAAGTACTATACTCCCTACACGTTGGCTCAGGAGCTAAACATAAGAATTAGCACAGCGAGAAAGATACTCCGCGAGGCTGCAAGGAAAGGTATTCTTAAATTGTACAGCGGTGGGAGGAGAGCACCAGTATACATTCCCGCCCAGCACTCTAGCTCCAAGTAG
- a CDS encoding aldehyde ferredoxin oxidoreductase family protein: MYGWWGRVLVVDLSREKVRELHLDASVYALYVGGRGLAVKLLWDLIPPGVDPLSPYNALIVASGPLSGMPVPSSGKLVVASKSPLTNGYGDGNIGSIASYHLKRTGYDALVVLGAARKPVYLYIEDGRVEFKSAEDLWGLDTFTTEDKLVREHGRSVGILEIGPAGENTVRYATVISQKGRSGGRPGIGAVMGSKKLKAIVVKGSKEPLVADWSSLRKVSEEAYKKILGSEGYNYWIRQGTMATIQWSNQNSVLPTMNFREGVWELYDSISGDLMEKLKTGRRGCTFCNMQCGNVILDDVGEESELDYENVAMLGSNILLDNLKRVGELNKLADKLGMDTISLGNSIGFYMEASERGLVEERVEWGDFKAIRELVVDTAYRRGLGSFLAEGVMRMSWSLKSEALDFAMHVKGLEVSAYNCHTTPGMALAYATSPIGAHHKDAWIISYEVRTDRSSYSEDKVDRLISLQDIRGGMFEALTTCRFPWVELGLDLEYYPKMLSAVTGLEWSLEDFKTIASRVYTLIRAFWIREHRGWSRAMDYPPPRWFKHPLTKGPYAGHRLDPARYEAMLDAYYRKRGWDHNGVPRRETLVKLGLEYTIPVLEEIVELH, encoded by the coding sequence ATGTACGGCTGGTGGGGTAGAGTTCTAGTAGTCGACTTATCTAGAGAGAAGGTTAGAGAATTACATCTTGACGCCTCAGTATACGCGCTGTACGTGGGTGGCCGTGGTCTAGCTGTAAAGCTACTATGGGATCTCATTCCACCGGGCGTTGACCCTCTATCACCATACAATGCTCTAATTGTAGCCTCTGGGCCTCTCTCAGGTATGCCTGTACCGAGTAGTGGGAAGCTTGTTGTAGCCTCTAAGAGCCCGTTAACCAATGGGTATGGTGACGGCAACATCGGCTCCATAGCCAGCTACCACTTAAAGCGTACCGGCTACGATGCACTAGTAGTCTTAGGGGCTGCAAGGAAGCCTGTATACCTTTACATCGAGGATGGTAGAGTAGAGTTTAAGAGTGCCGAGGACTTATGGGGCCTCGACACTTTTACAACAGAAGATAAGCTTGTTAGAGAGCACGGGAGGAGTGTAGGTATACTGGAGATCGGGCCAGCTGGAGAGAACACTGTTAGGTATGCTACAGTAATATCGCAGAAAGGAAGGAGCGGGGGGCGTCCAGGTATAGGTGCTGTAATGGGGAGCAAGAAGCTGAAGGCTATTGTTGTTAAGGGGTCTAAGGAGCCTCTCGTAGCAGACTGGAGTTCTCTAAGAAAGGTCTCCGAGGAAGCCTACAAGAAGATACTGGGGAGCGAGGGCTACAACTACTGGATTAGACAGGGGACGATGGCTACAATACAGTGGAGTAATCAGAATAGTGTTCTACCAACAATGAACTTTAGAGAAGGGGTCTGGGAACTCTACGACTCCATTAGCGGCGACCTAATGGAGAAGCTTAAGACTGGTAGAAGAGGATGCACATTCTGCAACATGCAGTGCGGTAACGTTATTCTAGATGATGTAGGCGAGGAGAGCGAGCTAGACTACGAGAATGTTGCAATGCTGGGAAGCAATATCCTGCTAGACAACCTGAAGCGTGTCGGCGAGTTAAACAAGCTGGCTGATAAGCTAGGCATGGATACTATAAGCCTAGGGAACTCCATAGGCTTCTACATGGAGGCTAGTGAGAGAGGGCTTGTAGAAGAGAGAGTTGAATGGGGTGACTTCAAGGCTATCAGAGAGCTCGTAGTGGATACAGCTTACAGACGGGGGCTCGGCTCATTCCTAGCTGAGGGTGTTATGAGGATGTCCTGGAGTCTCAAGAGTGAGGCACTAGATTTCGCTATGCACGTCAAGGGATTAGAGGTTTCAGCCTACAACTGTCATACGACACCTGGGATGGCTTTAGCCTACGCCACCTCACCTATTGGAGCCCACCATAAGGATGCCTGGATTATAAGCTACGAGGTTAGAACTGATAGATCCTCCTATAGCGAGGATAAAGTAGACCGGTTAATCAGCCTTCAAGATATTAGGGGAGGAATGTTCGAGGCTCTCACTACATGCAGGTTCCCGTGGGTTGAACTAGGATTAGACCTCGAGTACTACCCTAAGATGCTTTCAGCTGTAACCGGGTTAGAGTGGAGCCTCGAGGACTTTAAGACTATAGCTAGCAGGGTATACACGCTGATCAGAGCCTTCTGGATACGCGAGCATAGAGGATGGAGCCGTGCAATGGACTACCCGCCGCCACGCTGGTTTAAGCACCCGCTCACTAAAGGACCCTACGCAGGCCACCGCTTAGACCCAGCTAGATATGAAGCCATGCTGGACGCCTACTACAGGAAGCGCGGCTGGGATCACAATGGTGTCCCAAGAAGGGAAACCCTTGTGAAACTAGGCTTAGAGTACACTATCCCAGTCCTCGAGGAGATAGTTGAGCTACACTAG